In a single window of the Phaeobacter sp. G2 genome:
- the lepB gene encoding signal peptidase I, which yields MTAKPTAGQSILETVKTIVYALLIAGVFRTLFFQPFWIPSGSMKETLLIGDFLFVNKMAYGYSYASCPSVRIGAIGLNIDAEDICGFLDNDNTRLLGSDPERGDVVVFRHPVTGTDFIKRLVGLPGDSIQVKDGVLFINGTAVGLEDAGNFEEAMAPQGPQGSRPRCENAPVGLGGACLKSRQIETFPNGNTHAILNIGNQSADHTGVYKVPEGHFFFMGDNRDNSSDSRLVQTAGGVGFVPLKNLIGRADRIMFSSAGRSMLFFWTWRSDRYFKGIE from the coding sequence ATGACGGCAAAACCCACGGCCGGACAATCGATCCTCGAAACGGTAAAGACCATTGTTTATGCCCTTTTGATTGCTGGGGTCTTTCGGACCCTGTTTTTTCAACCCTTCTGGATCCCCTCGGGGTCGATGAAGGAGACGCTGCTCATTGGTGATTTCCTCTTCGTCAACAAGATGGCCTATGGCTATTCCTATGCCTCTTGTCCCAGTGTGCGCATCGGCGCTATCGGGCTGAATATCGATGCCGAAGACATCTGCGGCTTTCTCGACAATGATAACACCCGTTTGCTGGGCTCTGATCCCGAACGCGGCGATGTGGTTGTCTTCCGCCACCCGGTGACTGGCACCGACTTTATCAAACGGCTGGTTGGCCTGCCGGGGGACAGTATCCAGGTCAAAGATGGGGTGCTGTTCATCAACGGCACAGCCGTTGGGCTGGAGGATGCGGGCAACTTTGAGGAAGCCATGGCGCCGCAGGGGCCACAGGGCTCTCGCCCCCGCTGTGAAAACGCGCCTGTTGGTCTGGGTGGGGCCTGCCTCAAATCGCGCCAGATTGAGACCTTCCCGAATGGCAACACCCATGCCATCCTCAATATTGGCAACCAATCTGCGGATCACACGGGCGTCTATAAGGTGCCTGAGGGGCATTTTTTCTTCATGGGCGACAACCGCGATAATTCCAGTGACAGCCGTCTGGTACAGACCGCTGGCGGGGTTGGCTTTGTGCCACTCAAAAATCTGATCGGGCGCGCGGATCGCATCATGTTCTCGTCTGCTGGCCGCTCAATGTTGTTTTTCTGGACCTGGCGTTCTGACCGCTACTTCAAGGGGATCGAGTGA
- the rnc gene encoding ribonuclease III, translating into MKLSKEMRVFEQRIGHQFARPELLVRALTHPSVSSPNRKDNQRLEFLGDRVLGLVMATALLEHDKEASEGQLAPRFNALVRKEACADVAREIELGEVLKLGRSEMMSGGRRKLALLGDGMEAVIAAVYKDAGFEVAQAMILRLWGARIHQVEADARDPKTALQEYVQARRQNPPDYVQVAREGPDHQPIFTIAVRLEDGTEERATAGSKRLAEQAAAKALLARLEHST; encoded by the coding sequence GTGAAACTATCGAAAGAAATGCGCGTCTTTGAGCAGCGGATCGGGCACCAGTTTGCCCGGCCGGAGCTTTTGGTGCGCGCCTTGACCCACCCCTCGGTGTCTTCTCCAAACCGCAAGGATAACCAGCGTCTGGAGTTTCTCGGGGATCGTGTGCTTGGCCTGGTCATGGCAACAGCCCTGCTGGAGCATGACAAAGAGGCCAGCGAAGGCCAGTTGGCGCCACGCTTTAACGCGCTGGTGCGCAAAGAAGCCTGCGCCGATGTCGCCCGCGAGATCGAACTGGGTGAGGTGCTGAAACTGGGGCGTTCGGAAATGATGTCCGGCGGGCGCCGCAAGCTGGCCCTGTTGGGTGATGGCATGGAAGCGGTGATTGCCGCCGTCTACAAAGACGCCGGGTTCGAAGTCGCCCAGGCGATGATCCTGCGGCTCTGGGGCGCGCGCATTCATCAGGTAGAGGCCGACGCCCGAGATCCCAAAACCGCGTTACAGGAATATGTCCAGGCGCGCCGCCAGAATCCACCGGACTACGTGCAGGTGGCACGCGAAGGTCCGGATCACCAACCTATTTTTACCATTGCTGTTCGGCTGGAAGATGGCACCGAAGAGCGCGCAACTGCGGGCTCAAAACGTCTCGCAGAACAGGCCGCAGCCAAGGCGCTCTTGGCACGTTTGGAGCATTCAACATGA
- the era gene encoding GTPase Era: MTTRAGFVALIGEPNAGKSTLLNRMVGAKVSIVTHKVQTTRARVRGVAMEGESQIVFVDTPGLFQPRRRLDRAMVAAAWGGAADAEIVLLLIEAHRGITEGVERILEGLADVAQGRTVALVINKIDRVQSEVLLGLTKDLNDRFDFAETFLISAERGHGVEVLRSWLAKTLPEGPWLYPEDQIADLPMRMIAAEITREKLTLRLHQELPYQMTVETENWEERKDGSAKIDQVIYVVRDGHKGIVLGKRGETIKSVSQSSREELTEFLGRKVHLFLQVKVRPNWLEEAERYSEMGLDFKDGN; the protein is encoded by the coding sequence ATGACAACACGCGCCGGTTTCGTCGCCCTGATCGGAGAGCCCAACGCGGGCAAATCCACTCTTCTTAACCGAATGGTCGGGGCCAAGGTCTCGATCGTCACCCATAAGGTCCAGACCACCCGCGCCCGGGTGCGCGGCGTGGCGATGGAAGGCGAAAGCCAGATCGTTTTTGTCGACACGCCGGGCCTGTTTCAGCCCCGCCGCCGTCTGGATCGCGCCATGGTGGCAGCCGCCTGGGGCGGCGCTGCCGATGCTGAAATTGTGCTGCTGCTGATAGAGGCCCACCGGGGCATCACCGAAGGGGTGGAGCGCATTCTCGAAGGTCTCGCGGATGTGGCTCAGGGCCGGACCGTGGCTCTGGTGATCAACAAAATCGACCGGGTGCAATCCGAGGTGCTGCTTGGCCTCACCAAGGATCTGAACGATCGCTTTGATTTTGCCGAAACCTTTTTGATCTCGGCCGAGCGTGGCCACGGGGTCGAGGTGCTGCGCAGCTGGTTGGCCAAAACACTGCCCGAAGGTCCCTGGCTTTACCCTGAAGACCAGATCGCTGATCTGCCAATGCGGATGATAGCGGCGGAAATCACCCGCGAAAAGCTGACCCTGCGCCTGCACCAGGAACTGCCCTATCAGATGACGGTCGAGACCGAAAACTGGGAAGAGCGCAAAGATGGCTCGGCCAAGATCGACCAGGTGATCTATGTGGTCCGCGATGGTCACAAAGGCATCGTTCTGGGCAAGCGCGGTGAAACCATTAAATCCGTGTCGCAATCCTCCCGCGAAGAACTGACCGAGTTCCTGGGCCGCAAGGTGCATCTGTTCCTGCAGGTCAAAGTGCGCCCCAACTGGCTGGAAGAGGCCGAGCGTTACTCGGAAATGGGACTGGACTTCAAAGACGGCAACTAA
- a CDS encoding DUF1491 family protein, with translation MPRLTARFWVDAYLARLRFQDIPGFVTAHGDDTAGAVLVKLNTLDGQAQSFHRSYDLMSGARKWIEHASGVEADVDAAIRRQQEFDPDLWVIEIEDRAGRHLLDEPGLE, from the coding sequence ATGCCCCGACTGACCGCCCGCTTCTGGGTTGATGCCTATCTTGCCCGCCTGCGGTTTCAGGATATCCCGGGGTTTGTCACCGCCCATGGCGATGACACTGCAGGCGCGGTGCTGGTCAAGCTGAACACCCTGGACGGGCAGGCGCAGTCGTTTCACCGCTCCTACGATTTGATGAGCGGCGCACGCAAATGGATCGAACATGCCAGCGGTGTCGAGGCGGATGTGGACGCCGCGATCCGACGCCAGCAAGAGTTTGACCCCGATCTCTGGGTGATTGAGATTGAGGACCGCGCCGGGCGTCACCTGCTGGATGAACCAGGGCTGGAATGA
- the recO gene encoding DNA repair protein RecO, which yields MEWRDHGILLSRRRHGEGAAIIDVFTEHHGRHAGIVHGGASRKKAPVLQPGAQLDLLWRARLQDHLGSYQAEPLRSRAAAAFSGRMALAGLNAVTALLGFCLPEREAYPVLYKQSEQLLDLLEHAEVWPLAYLRWEMALLKEMGFGLDLSACAVSGRNEDLAYISPRTGRAVSVQEAGQWVSRLLPLPPVLRGIGDAADHEVAQGLQTTGFFLAERLAPSLGNQPLPEARSRFVDAFMRRLPDS from the coding sequence GTGGAATGGCGTGATCATGGCATTCTGTTGTCCCGACGGCGTCACGGCGAAGGGGCTGCAATTATTGATGTTTTTACTGAACATCACGGCCGCCACGCCGGTATCGTGCATGGGGGCGCCAGTCGTAAAAAGGCGCCGGTGCTACAACCCGGTGCGCAGCTGGATCTGTTGTGGCGGGCCCGGCTGCAGGATCACCTGGGCAGCTATCAGGCCGAACCTCTGCGCAGTCGCGCGGCGGCGGCCTTTTCCGGTCGTATGGCCTTGGCAGGGCTGAATGCGGTGACGGCGCTGTTGGGGTTTTGCCTGCCCGAGCGCGAAGCCTACCCGGTGCTTTACAAACAGTCCGAACAATTGCTGGACCTGCTGGAGCATGCGGAGGTCTGGCCCCTAGCCTATCTGCGCTGGGAAATGGCCCTGCTCAAAGAAATGGGCTTTGGGCTTGATCTCAGCGCCTGCGCGGTGTCCGGGCGCAACGAAGATCTGGCCTATATTTCGCCTCGGACGGGGCGGGCGGTGTCCGTTCAGGAGGCGGGGCAATGGGTCAGCCGCCTGTTGCCGTTGCCGCCGGTCCTGCGCGGGATCGGTGATGCTGCAGACCATGAGGTGGCGCAGGGGCTGCAGACCACCGGATTTTTTCTGGCAGAGCGGTTGGCGCCCAGTCTGGGAAATCAACCGCTGCCCGAAGCCCGCAGCAGGTTTGTTGATGCCTTCATGCGGCGATTGCCGGACAGCTGA
- a CDS encoding SGNH/GDSL hydrolase family protein yields MLQFLPRLSCIFCAFLTLFGCGERAPQNPEGGVLVMGDSLMAWNGTSQRAVSDVMEEHLQVEVTDRSLSAARMIYRLPVSGAAGLSIPKQMPKGDWNAGDWNWVVLNGGGNDLWLGCGCTACGRKMDRLATRDGSSGAIPDLVNRLRSKGAKVIYTGYLRSPGLGSPIEHCKDEGEKLDRRAARMAARDEGVFFLSLADLVPHGDRSYHAFDMIHPSVKASDAIATRIVNLITEETQAE; encoded by the coding sequence ATGCTTCAATTTCTGCCCCGGTTATCTTGCATTTTCTGTGCTTTTCTTACCCTATTCGGCTGTGGCGAGCGCGCGCCCCAGAACCCGGAGGGCGGAGTTTTGGTAATGGGCGATTCGCTGATGGCCTGGAATGGCACCTCCCAGCGGGCGGTCTCAGACGTGATGGAGGAACACCTCCAAGTCGAGGTCACTGATCGCTCCCTTTCTGCGGCGCGCATGATCTATCGCCTGCCCGTCAGTGGCGCGGCCGGGTTGAGTATTCCCAAACAAATGCCCAAGGGCGACTGGAATGCGGGCGACTGGAACTGGGTGGTGTTGAATGGCGGCGGCAATGACCTGTGGCTGGGGTGCGGCTGCACCGCATGTGGGCGCAAAATGGACCGGTTGGCCACCAGAGATGGCAGCAGCGGCGCTATTCCCGATCTGGTGAACCGGCTGCGCAGCAAGGGGGCCAAGGTGATCTACACCGGCTATCTGCGCAGCCCCGGACTTGGCTCTCCCATTGAACACTGCAAGGACGAAGGCGAGAAGCTGGATCGACGCGCGGCCCGGATGGCAGCCCGAGACGAGGGCGTCTTTTTCCTGTCTCTGGCCGACCTGGTGCCACATGGGGATCGCAGCTACCACGCGTTTGATATGATCCACCCCTCGGTCAAGGCAAGCGATGCTATTGCAACCCGCATTGTGAATTTGATCACCGAAGAAACACAGGCGGAGTAG
- a CDS encoding acyl-CoA/acyl-ACP dehydrogenase, whose translation MAHDGQDLQMKPIVLPELLALTGAAIAPLEATLEAARVAVRNQVTQEGRVSGQLIEANQTAAHGLSWLATYVYALRQMQDWADKLQSDGGFHEMEQLIHQIAFGEYLAQVQGGIQMNQGEILRLQDLGLGQDAMEALRTEAVVTLTEAGNTQAARSRLAELMQEQAGATMFGASGLEEELEMIRDQFRRYASDKVEPHAHDWHLKDELIPMEVIEELAEMGVFGLTIPEEFGGFGLSKASMVVVSEELSRGYIGVGSLATRSEIAAELILCGGTDEQKAQWLPKIASAEILPTAVFTEPNTGSDLGSLRTRAVKNEAGDYEVTGNKTWITHAARTHVMTLLARTDPDTTDHRGLSMFLAEKTPGTDAEPFPTPGMTGGEIEVLGYRGMKEYELGFDGFAVKQANLLGGAEGKGFKQLMETFESARIQTAARAIGVAQSALDISMQYAQDRKQFGKSLINFPRVSGKLAMMVVEIMVARQLTYFSAWEKDHGHRCDLEAGMAKLLGARVAWAAADNGLQIHGGNGFALEYKISRVLCDARILNIFEGAAEIQAQVIARRLLA comes from the coding sequence ATGGCTCATGACGGACAGGACCTGCAAATGAAACCGATTGTGCTCCCCGAACTGCTAGCGCTCACTGGCGCAGCAATTGCCCCCCTCGAAGCGACCCTGGAGGCCGCCCGGGTTGCGGTGCGCAACCAGGTCACCCAGGAGGGTCGCGTTTCCGGCCAGTTGATCGAAGCCAACCAGACCGCAGCGCACGGGCTGTCCTGGCTTGCCACCTATGTCTATGCGCTGCGCCAGATGCAGGACTGGGCTGACAAGCTGCAAAGCGATGGCGGCTTCCATGAGATGGAGCAGCTGATCCACCAGATCGCCTTTGGCGAATATCTGGCGCAGGTTCAGGGCGGCATTCAGATGAACCAGGGTGAAATTCTGCGGCTGCAGGATCTTGGCCTGGGTCAGGACGCCATGGAGGCGCTGCGCACCGAGGCGGTTGTGACCCTCACAGAGGCTGGCAATACCCAGGCTGCACGCAGCCGCCTGGCCGAGCTGATGCAAGAGCAGGCCGGCGCCACCATGTTCGGCGCCTCGGGTCTGGAAGAAGAGCTGGAAATGATCCGCGATCAGTTCCGCCGCTATGCATCAGACAAGGTTGAGCCCCACGCCCATGACTGGCACCTGAAGGATGAGCTGATCCCGATGGAGGTCATCGAAGAGCTGGCCGAAATGGGCGTCTTTGGCCTGACCATCCCCGAAGAATTTGGCGGTTTTGGCCTCTCCAAGGCCTCGATGGTTGTGGTCTCCGAAGAGCTGTCGCGCGGCTACATCGGTGTCGGCTCCCTCGCCACCCGCTCGGAAATCGCCGCTGAACTGATCCTTTGTGGTGGCACCGATGAGCAAAAAGCCCAGTGGCTGCCCAAAATCGCCAGCGCCGAAATCCTGCCCACGGCTGTGTTCACCGAGCCAAACACCGGGTCCGACCTTGGCTCATTGCGCACCCGTGCGGTCAAAAACGAGGCCGGCGATTATGAGGTCACCGGCAACAAGACCTGGATCACCCATGCGGCCCGCACCCATGTGATGACCCTGCTGGCACGCACCGACCCCGACACCACCGATCACCGGGGCCTGTCGATGTTCCTGGCGGAAAAAACGCCTGGCACCGATGCCGAGCCCTTCCCCACCCCCGGCATGACCGGCGGCGAGATCGAAGTGCTGGGCTATCGCGGCATGAAGGAATACGAGCTGGGCTTTGACGGATTTGCCGTGAAACAGGCAAACCTGCTGGGCGGCGCCGAGGGCAAGGGCTTCAAACAGCTGATGGAGACCTTTGAAAGCGCCCGGATTCAGACCGCGGCCCGCGCCATCGGCGTGGCCCAGTCGGCGCTGGATATCTCCATGCAATACGCTCAGGATCGCAAACAATTCGGCAAGAGCCTGATCAACTTCCCCCGCGTATCCGGCAAGCTGGCGATGATGGTAGTCGAGATCATGGTGGCGCGTCAGCTCACGTATTTCTCGGCCTGGGAAAAGGATCACGGCCATCGCTGCGATCTGGAAGCCGGCATGGCAAAACTGCTGGGTGCCCGGGTGGCCTGGGCCGCTGCTGACAACGGTTTGCAGATCCACGGCGGCAATGGCTTTGCGCTGGAGTATAAAATCAGCCGGGTGCTGTGTGATGCGCGGATCCTGAACATCTTTGAAGGCGCCGCAGAAATTCAGGCACAGGTTATTGCCCGCCGCCTTCTGGCCTGA
- a CDS encoding sulfite exporter TauE/SafE family protein, translating into MDAFFSLISANDLAIAFGIALLAGTVKGMVGFALPMILVSGLSLFIAPELALAGLILPTLVTNWMQALRQGGGAAFASLKRFRLFLLAGLVFLLLSAQMVRVLPQQVMFLAIGGPVTLFVLLQLMGVPLTLAKPTPRVEVMVGAFAGLIGGISGVWGPPTVAYLTALGTEKSEQIRVQGVIYGMGAFALLFAHIGSGVMRPATLPFSILLIVPAVLGMWIGGMLHDRIDQRVFKQATLIVLLLAGLNLLRRGLML; encoded by the coding sequence ATGGACGCATTTTTTTCACTCATTTCCGCCAATGATTTGGCGATCGCCTTTGGGATCGCGCTGCTTGCCGGCACGGTGAAGGGCATGGTTGGCTTTGCGCTGCCAATGATTCTGGTCTCGGGGTTGAGCCTGTTTATCGCCCCCGAGCTGGCGCTGGCGGGGTTGATCCTGCCGACACTGGTGACCAATTGGATGCAGGCGCTGCGACAGGGCGGCGGCGCGGCCTTTGCCTCGCTCAAGCGCTTTCGCCTGTTCCTGCTGGCGGGGTTGGTGTTTTTGCTGCTCAGCGCCCAGATGGTGCGGGTGCTGCCGCAGCAGGTGATGTTCCTGGCGATTGGTGGCCCGGTGACCCTGTTTGTCTTGCTGCAGCTGATGGGGGTGCCTCTCACTCTGGCCAAGCCGACGCCACGGGTCGAAGTCATGGTCGGGGCTTTTGCCGGGTTGATCGGCGGGATCTCTGGTGTTTGGGGGCCACCAACGGTGGCCTATCTGACCGCACTAGGCACTGAAAAGAGCGAACAGATCCGGGTGCAGGGGGTGATCTACGGCATGGGCGCCTTTGCGCTGTTGTTTGCCCATATTGGGTCGGGCGTGATGCGCCCCGCGACCCTGCCGTTTTCGATCCTGCTGATTGTGCCGGCTGTGCTGGGCATGTGGATTGGCGGCATGTTGCATGACCGCATTGATCAAAGAGTTTTTAAGCAAGCTACGCTAATTGTTCTGCTTCTGGCCGGGCTCAATCTGTTGCGCCGCGGGTTGATGTTGTAG